The Halorhabdus sp. BNX81 genome includes a region encoding these proteins:
- a CDS encoding PLP-dependent cysteine synthase family protein: MDDSILETIGSPLVEIDSPPGATVAAKVESFNPGGSAKDRPALGMIEAAERDGDLSPGDRIVEPTSGNTGIGISLVAAAKGYDVTIVMPADMSVERRRLMEAYGADLELIEGDMTDARDRADALEADEGMVQLRQFENPANPQAHYETTGPEILEQVGDREIDAFVAGVGTGGTISGTARRLREEFPDVDVIGVEPAENAVLSTGESGSDDFQGMGPGFISENLDRDVIDEVRTIELADAEAECRRLARAEGLLVGQSSGAMGVIAREVAAERAEPDAAEPPLVVTVFWDSGERYLSTGLFD, translated from the coding sequence ATGGACGATAGCATTCTCGAGACGATCGGCTCGCCGCTGGTCGAGATCGACTCGCCACCGGGCGCGACCGTCGCCGCCAAGGTCGAATCGTTCAACCCCGGCGGGTCGGCGAAGGACCGCCCCGCACTCGGGATGATCGAGGCCGCCGAACGCGACGGTGACCTCTCTCCAGGTGACCGGATCGTCGAGCCGACCAGCGGGAACACCGGCATCGGCATCTCGCTGGTCGCGGCCGCGAAGGGGTACGACGTGACCATCGTCATGCCAGCGGACATGTCCGTCGAGCGCCGCCGGCTGATGGAAGCCTACGGGGCAGATCTGGAACTGATCGAGGGCGACATGACCGACGCCCGGGATCGGGCTGATGCACTCGAAGCCGATGAGGGGATGGTCCAGCTCCGGCAGTTCGAGAACCCCGCGAACCCCCAGGCACACTACGAGACAACAGGGCCCGAAATTCTCGAACAGGTTGGTGATCGGGAAATCGACGCGTTCGTCGCCGGCGTGGGCACTGGCGGGACGATCAGCGGGACAGCCCGGCGGCTTCGTGAGGAATTCCCGGATGTGGACGTGATCGGCGTCGAACCCGCCGAGAACGCGGTCCTCTCGACAGGCGAATCGGGCTCGGACGACTTCCAGGGCATGGGGCCGGGGTTCATCAGCGAGAACCTGGATCGGGACGTGATCGACGAGGTCCGGACGATCGAACTCGCGGATGCAGAAGCGGAATGTCGACGCCTTGCCCGTGCGGAAGGATTGCTCGTCGGCCAGTCCAGCGGCGCGATGGGCGTCATCGCCCGGGAAGTCGCCGCGGAACGGGCCGAACCTGACGCCGCTGAACCGCCCCTGGTCGTGACCGTCTTCTGGGACAGTGGCGAACGATATCTTTCAACCGGTCTGTTCGACTAA
- a CDS encoding thioredoxin family protein, producing the protein MILETMEPNPVWNADAHADTVETLGDFADATFKIWGADWCGDCRSQLPDFAAALDAAEIPDDHVEHYPVDRDKQGDGVDAYGIEYIPTVVVERDGEELARFVEAEREPIAVYLATQLESAESTA; encoded by the coding sequence ATGATACTCGAAACGATGGAACCCAATCCGGTCTGGAACGCCGACGCCCACGCCGACACGGTCGAGACGCTCGGCGATTTCGCGGACGCGACGTTCAAAATCTGGGGCGCGGACTGGTGTGGCGACTGCCGCTCGCAGCTCCCCGACTTTGCCGCTGCGCTGGACGCGGCGGAGATTCCTGATGATCACGTCGAGCACTATCCCGTCGACCGCGACAAACAGGGTGACGGCGTCGATGCATACGGGATCGAGTACATCCCGACTGTTGTCGTCGAGCGCGACGGCGAGGAACTCGCCCGCTTCGTCGAGGCGGAGCGTGAACCGATCGCCGTCTATCTGGCAACTCAGCTCGAATCGGCCGAATCGACCGCCTGA